A genomic region of Amphiura filiformis chromosome 6, Afil_fr2py, whole genome shotgun sequence contains the following coding sequences:
- the LOC140154075 gene encoding uncharacterized protein has protein sequence MGTLVHISRQNLTLVTKIGEGGFGSVYHMIWKKDPKNDVHVAAKRPYKVDSPELQILSKLCHPNIVKLIGIVPGELDFMLIFELCEGGSLRSYLNKNKKVPLEASLFTTWSKQAAKAIQYLHQLNIVHKDIKCENYLIATNNVLKLADFGLAKEMAKTCIATHRATWTHMAPELLESCELSANIDIFAYGVVVWEILTGQVPYEGMGFQAIVWHVCHENKRLEIPADCPTHVAELMTLCWQEDPKKRPSIDDVISILDTPYTEEQQQRMSLSLRQLPTMSPPHCSNNNQAITTFLDSNNSPQVGVWEMTGQFGHQDDGSEMPHLQQAGGIAISQDGRHVAISDIHAGYVNICDDTGQIKLQLPINNTAPRAPEFNRYSPHDVAISSDGLYFVTDFSCFVKIYDNRGTLKDKFPVVSPQNKPCNENVRLAGLATDNKGVVLVGATLLSTPMYEGFISKHTQTGTHVDTIPLTDGILPQFLAVTPLNTIILTSWSPPWMPNTSKKKSPQT, from the exons ATGGGCACTTTGGTTCACATTTCTCGTCAAAACCTAACCTTGGTTACAAAGATTGGAGAAGGAGGATTTGGTTCTGTTTATCACATGATCTGGAAGAAAGACCCAAAGAATGATGTCCATGTTGCTGCTAAAAGACCATACAAAGTTGATTCTCCCGAACTACAAATTCTGTCAAAACTATGTCATCCAAACATTGTCAAACTTATAGGAATTGTACCTGGAGAGTTGGATTTTATGCTGATATTTGAACTGTGTGAAGGTGGCTCCTTACGTTCATATCTAAATAAGAACAAGAAAGTCCCACTCGAAGCGTCACTGTTTACAACATGGTCCAAGCAGGCTGCAAAAGCTATTCAATATCTTCACCAGTTGAATATAGTTCACAAAGACATAAAATGCGAAAACTACCTGATAGCAACAAACAATGTCTTGAAACTGGCTGATTTCGGCCTTGCGAAAGAGATGGCTAAAACATGCATAGCAACTCACAGAGCAACATGGACACATATGGCACCTGAACTTCTAGAGAGTTGTGAGCTATCTGCCAACATTGATATATTTGCATATGGTGTAGTCGTGTGGGAGATATTGACAGGACAGGTTCCATATGAAGGTATGGGATTCCAGGCCATAGTGTGGCATGTTTGTCATGAGAATAAACGTCTAGAGATTCCAGCGGATTGTCCAACACATGTTGCTGAGTTGATGACTTTGTGCTGGCAAGAAGATCCTAAGAAGAGGCCAAGTATTGATGATGTAATCTCCATACTTGACACACCTTACACAGAGGAGCAGCAGCAGAGAATGTCCTTATCATTAAGACAGCTACCAACCATGTCACCTCCACATTGCAGCAACAATAATCAAGCAATAACAACATTTCTTG ACAGTAACAACAGCCCACAAGTTGGTGTATGGGAGATGACAGGACAATTTGGTCACCAAGACGATGGATCAGAAATGCCTCATTTGCAACAAGCGGGAGGGATTGCCATCTcacaagatggccgccatgtTGCCATCTCTGACATCCATGCAGGGTATGTCAATATCTGTGATGACACAGGACAAATCAAACTCCAGCTTCCTATTAATAACACAGCCCCTAGAGCTCCAGAATTCAATCGTTATTCTCCCCACGATGTAGCAATAAGCTCCGATGGGCTTTATTTCGTAACTGACTTCAGCTGCTTTGTGAAAATCTATGACAACAGAGGTACACTGAAGGATAAATTCCCTGTTGTCTCACCTCAAAACAAACCATGCAATGAAAATGTGCGATTAGCTGGACTTGCAACAGATAACAAGGGAGTCGTACTTGTAGGAGCTACTCTGCTCTCAACACCCATGTATGAAGGGTTCATCAGTAAACACACCCAAACTGGGACTCATGTTGACACCATACCTCTTACTGATGGTATTCTACCACAATTCTTAGCTGTTACCCCTTTAAACACCATCATCCTCACATCCTGGTCTCCTCCCTGGATGCCTAACACATCAAAAAAAAAGTCTCCACAAACATGA
- the LOC140154968 gene encoding agmatinase, mitochondrial-like, which produces MFAATIRCSSRFLKSFPAANVAVASRKLSCSSHVACKKFNEPMSGHVMARPGGISTFMRLPFQETAEGLDACFVGIPIDHGCSNRSGTRLGPRYIRVESALVRACNSLGAAPFESMQVADIGDVRVNLYDLKNCCAMISEQYSDIIANGCKPLTLGGDHTITYPILQAIAKKYGPVGLVHVDAHSDVSDIMLGEKIAHGTPFKRAFDEQLINPKKVVQIGLRGSQYLKERGGQKWQYDQGFKVVPVEECWHKSMTPLMKEVREMMGDMPVYLTFDIDALDPAFAPGTGTPEIAGLTSIQGLEIIRGCKGLNIVGGDLVEVSPPYDTTGTTALTGANLLFEMLCILPGVHYSD; this is translated from the exons ATGTTTGCAGCAACAATAAGATGTAGCAGTAGGTTTCTGAAGTCATTTCCTGCAGCAAATGTCGCTGTAGCGAGCAGAAAACTATCTTGCAGCAGCCATGTGGCGTGCAAAAAGTTCAATGAACCGATGAGTGGGCATGTGATGGCAAGACCAGGCGGTATTTCAACCTTTATGAGACTGCCTTTTCAAGAAACCGCGGAAG GCCTAGATGCGTGTTTTGTTGGTATACCCATTGATCATGGATGCTCCAACAGGTCTGGTACCAGACTAGGACCACGTTACATACGTGTTGAGTCTGCATTAGTGAGGGCTTGCAACTCATTAG gtgCTGCTCCATTTGAATCCATGCAGGTTGCAGACATTGGTGATGTTCGAGTCAATCTGTATGACCTCAAAAACTGCTGTGCCATGATCAGTGAGCAGTACAGTGACATAATAGCTAATGGATGTAAGCCACTCACTCTTGGAGGAGATCACACCATAACGTATCCTATCCTACAAGCCATTGCA AAAAAATATGGTCCAGTTGGATTAGTCCATGTTGATGCTCATTCTGATGTCAGTGACATTATGTTAGGAGAAAAAATTGCCCATGGAACACCATTCAAAAGAGCTTTTGATGAGCAGCTTATCAACCCCAAGAAGGTGGTGCAGATTGGCTTGAGAGGATCCCAGTATCTGAAAGAAAGAGGTGGTCAGAAATGGCAATATGATCAA GGATTCAAAGTGGTTCCTGTTGAAGAGTGCTGGCACAAATCTATGACTCCTTTAATGAAGGAAGTTAGAGAGATGATGGGCGATATGCCAGTctacctgacctttgacattgaTGCTTTGGATCCAGCATTTGCCCCAGGAACTG GTACCCCTGAGATAGCTGGATTGACAAGTATTCAAGGACTAGAGATTATTAGAGGCTGCAAGGGACTCAATATTGTAGGAGGTGATTTAGTTGAG GTCTCACCACCTTATGACACTACTGGAACTACAGCACTTACAGGAGCAAACTTACTGTTTGAGATGCTATGTATCCTACCTGGTGTACATTACAGTGACTAA